From a single Salvelinus fontinalis isolate EN_2023a unplaced genomic scaffold, ASM2944872v1 scaffold_1219, whole genome shotgun sequence genomic region:
- the LOC129848839 gene encoding toll-like receptor 3 — LPPISFPSPHLLPFSPFPLRFTAHHALHQVIEDSRDSVVLVFLEDVQDYKLSRCLLLRRGMLRPHCILNWPLQRERVPAFHQRLRVALSTTNRVQ; from the coding sequence CTTCCTCCCATTTCCTTTCCCTCCCCTCACCTCCTACcattctctccctttcccctcagGTTCACGGCCCACCACGCCCTGCACCAGGTGATCGAGGACAGCCGGGACTCGGTGGTGCTGGTCTTCCTGGAGGACGTGCAGGACTACAAGTTGTCCCGCTGTCTGCTCCTGCGCAGGGGCATGCTTCGTCCACATTGCATCCTCAACTGGCCCCTGCAGAGGGAGAGGGTGCCCGCCTTCCACCAGAGGCTCCGCGTCGCCCTGAGCACCACCAACCGAGTGCAGTAA